Proteins encoded by one window of Acinetobacter defluvii:
- the merT gene encoding mercuric ion transporter MerT → MSEPQKGRGALFAGGLAAILASACCLGPLVLVMLGFSGAWMSNLAALDPYRPIFLGAALIAMFFAYRRIFRTTQACEPGDVCAAPQAKTSYKVIFWIVAALVVVALTFPYVMPLFY, encoded by the coding sequence ATGTCTGAGCCGCAAAAAGGCCGCGGCGCCCTGTTTGCTGGTGGGCTGGCCGCCATTCTTGCGTCGGCCTGCTGCCTGGGGCCGTTGGTGTTGGTCATGTTGGGATTCAGCGGCGCTTGGATGAGTAACTTGGCGGCATTGGATCCTTACCGCCCCATCTTTCTCGGTGCGGCATTGATAGCAATGTTCTTTGCCTACCGCCGCATCTTCCGGACTACGCAAGCATGCGAGCCTGGCGATGTATGCGCTGCCCCACAAGCCAAGACGTCGTACAAAGTCATCTTTTGGATTGTGGCTGCGCTAGTTGTCGTTGCACTAACGTTCCCGTATGTAATGCCCCTGTTCTACTAA
- the merC gene encoding organomercurial transporter MerC produces MGLITRIAGKTGALGSVVSAMGCAACFPAIASFGAAIGLGFLSQYEGLFIGILLPMFAGIALLANAIAWLNHRQWRRTALGTIGPILVLAAVFLMRAYGWQSGGLLYVGLALMVGVSVWDFISPAHRRCGPDSCELPEQRG; encoded by the coding sequence ATGGGACTCATCACGCGCATCGCTGGCAAAACCGGCGCGCTCGGCAGCGTCGTTTCCGCGATGGGCTGCGCCGCCTGTTTTCCTGCCATCGCCAGCTTTGGCGCGGCCATCGGACTGGGCTTCTTGAGCCAGTACGAGGGGCTATTCATTGGCATCCTGCTGCCGATGTTCGCCGGCATCGCGTTACTCGCCAATGCTATCGCTTGGCTCAATCATCGACAGTGGCGACGCACGGCGCTCGGCACGATAGGCCCGATCTTGGTGCTGGCAGCGGTGTTTTTAATGCGGGCTTACGGCTGGCAGAGCGGTGGACTGCTCTATGTCGGCCTGGCCTTGATGGTTGGGGTGTCGGTCTGGGATTTCATCTCGCCAGCACATCGCCGCTGCGGGCCGGACAGCTGTGAATTGCCAGAACAACGTGGCTGA
- the merA gene encoding mercury(II) reductase, whose product MTHLKITGMTCDSCAAHVKEALEKVPGVQSAIVSYAKGAAQLALDPGTAPDALTAAVAGLGYKAMLADAPPADKGSGGERPLQVAVIGSGGAAMAAALKAVEQGAQVTLIERGTIGGTCVNVGCVPSKIMIRAAHIAHLRRESPFDGGMPPTPPTILRERLLAQQQARVEELRHAKYEGILDGNSAITVLHGEARFKDDQSLIVSLNEGGERVVMFDRCLVATGASPAMPPIPGLKESPYWTSTEALVSDTIPERLAVIGSSVVALELAQAFARLGSQVTILARSTLFFREDPAIGEAVTAAFRAEGIKVLEHTQASQVAHVDGEFVLTTGQGEVRADKLLVATGRTPNTRSLALEAAGVAVNAQGAIVIDKGMRTSSPNIYAAGDCTDQPQFVYVAAAAGTRAAINMTGGDAAINLTAMPAVVFTDPQVATVGYSEAEAHHDGIETDSRTLTLDNVPRALANFDTRGFIKLVIEEGSGRLIGVQAVAPEAGELIQTAVLAIRNRMTVQELADQLFPYLTMVEGLKLAAQTFSKDVKQLSCCAG is encoded by the coding sequence ATGACCCATCTAAAAATCACCGGCATGACCTGCGACTCGTGCGCGGCGCACGTCAAGGAAGCGCTGGAAAAAGTACCCGGCGTCCAATCTGCCATAGTGTCCTATGCCAAGGGCGCGGCCCAGCTCGCCCTTGATCCAGGCACAGCGCCGGACGCACTGACCGCCGCCGTGGCTGGCCTGGGCTACAAAGCGATGCTCGCCGATGCCCCGCCGGCCGACAAGGGCAGCGGCGGCGAGCGCCCGTTGCAAGTCGCCGTGATCGGCAGCGGTGGAGCCGCGATGGCGGCAGCACTGAAGGCCGTCGAGCAAGGCGCGCAGGTCACGCTGATTGAGCGCGGCACCATCGGCGGCACCTGCGTCAACGTCGGTTGTGTGCCGTCCAAGATCATGATCCGCGCCGCCCACATCGCCCATCTGCGCCGGGAAAGCCCATTCGACGGCGGCATGCCACCCACACCGCCGACGATCTTGCGCGAGCGGCTGCTGGCCCAGCAGCAGGCCCGTGTCGAAGAACTCCGTCATGCCAAGTACGAAGGCATCCTGGACGGCAATTCAGCCATCACCGTTCTGCACGGTGAAGCGCGTTTCAAGGACGACCAGAGCCTTATCGTTAGTTTGAACGAGGGTGGTGAGCGCGTCGTGATGTTCGACCGCTGCCTGGTCGCCACGGGTGCCAGTCCGGCCATGCCGCCGATTCCGGGCCTGAAAGAGTCACCCTACTGGACTTCGACCGAGGCCTTGGTCAGCGACACCATTCCCGAACGCCTGGCCGTCATCGGCTCGTCGGTGGTGGCGCTGGAACTGGCGCAAGCCTTCGCCCGGCTGGGTAGCCAGGTCACGATCCTTGCGCGCAGCACGCTGTTCTTCCGCGAAGACCCTGCCATCGGCGAGGCCGTCACAGCCGCCTTCCGTGCCGAAGGAATCAAGGTACTGGAACATACGCAAGCCAGCCAAGTCGCCCATGTGGACGGCGAATTCGTGCTGACCACTGGACAGGGCGAAGTGCGCGCCGACAAGCTGCTGGTCGCCACCGGCCGGACACCGAACACGCGCAGCCTGGCATTGGAAGCGGCGGGGGTAGCCGTCAATGCGCAGGGGGCCATCGTCATCGACAAGGGCATGCGCACCAGTAGCCCGAACATCTACGCGGCCGGCGACTGCACCGACCAGCCGCAGTTCGTCTATGTGGCGGCAGCGGCCGGCACTCGTGCGGCCATTAACATGACCGGCGGCGACGCCGCCATCAATCTGACCGCGATGCCGGCCGTGGTGTTCACCGACCCGCAAGTGGCGACCGTGGGCTACAGCGAGGCGGAAGCGCACCACGATGGCATCGAAACCGACAGCCGCACGCTGACGCTCGACAACGTGCCGCGTGCGCTTGCCAACTTCGACACACGCGGCTTCATCAAGCTGGTCATTGAGGAAGGTAGCGGACGGCTCATCGGCGTGCAGGCGGTTGCCCCGGAAGCGGGCGAACTGATCCAGACGGCTGTTCTCGCCATTCGCAACCGCATGACGGTGCAGGAACTGGCCGACCAGTTGTTCCCTTACCTGACGATGGTCGAGGGGTTGAAGCTCGCGGCGCAGACCTTCAGCAAGGACGTGAAGCAGCTTTCCTGCTGCGCCGGGTAA
- the merP gene encoding mercury resistance system periplasmic binding protein MerP has product MKKLLTALALAATFAVPAWAATQTVTLSVPGMSCATCPITVKKALSKVEGVSKIEVDYATKLAVVTFDDAKTSVQALNKATTDVGYPSELKK; this is encoded by the coding sequence ATGAAAAAACTGCTTACCGCTCTTGCCCTTGCCGCTACCTTCGCTGTCCCTGCCTGGGCCGCCACGCAGACGGTCACGTTGTCCGTTCCCGGAATGTCCTGCGCGACTTGCCCTATCACCGTGAAGAAGGCGCTGAGCAAGGTAGAGGGCGTTAGCAAGATCGAGGTCGACTACGCAACCAAGCTGGCTGTTGTGACGTTCGACGATGCGAAAACCAGCGTCCAGGCATTGAACAAGGCGACGACGGACGTGGGCTACCCTTCTGAACTGAAGAAATAA
- a CDS encoding IS6-like element IS1008 family transposase, which translates to MNPFHGRHFQGEIILWAVRWYCKYGISYRELQEMLAERGINVDHSTIYRWVQRYAPEMEKRLRWYWRNPTDLHSWHMDETYIKVKGRWTYLYRAVDQRGHTIDFYLSARRNSKSAYSFLGKIFNTVKKWQIPRVINTDKAATYGHALSRLKREGKCPVDIEHRQIKYKNNVIECDHGKLKRIIRATLGFKSMKTAYATIKGIEVMRALRKGQASSFYYGQPQGEVCLINRVFGL; encoded by the coding sequence ATGAATCCCTTCCACGGTCGGCACTTTCAAGGTGAAATCATTCTTTGGGCTGTTCGTTGGTATTGTAAATATGGCATCAGCTATCGTGAACTTCAAGAAATGCTCGCTGAACGAGGCATAAATGTGGATCACAGTACAATTTATCGTTGGGTTCAGCGTTATGCTCCAGAAATGGAAAAACGGTTACGCTGGTATTGGCGTAATCCTACAGATTTACATTCATGGCATATGGATGAGACTTATATCAAAGTGAAGGGGCGATGGACTTACCTGTATCGTGCAGTTGATCAACGGGGTCATACGATTGACTTTTACCTTTCCGCTAGACGGAACAGTAAATCAGCCTATAGTTTTCTAGGAAAGATCTTCAATACGGTGAAAAAATGGCAAATTCCACGGGTCATCAATACAGATAAAGCAGCGACCTATGGCCATGCTTTATCACGATTAAAGCGAGAAGGAAAATGTCCAGTAGATATTGAGCACAGGCAGATTAAGTATAAAAATAATGTCATTGAATGTGATCATGGTAAGTTAAAGCGAATCATCAGGGCCACATTAGGATTCAAATCTATGAAGACTGCTTATGCCACAATTAAAGGTATTGAAGTCATGCGTGCACTACGTAAAGGACAAGCATCGTCATTTTATTATGGTCAGCCTCAGGGTGAAGTGTGTCTAATCAACAGGGTTTTCGGTCTCTAA
- the merD gene encoding mercury resistance co-regulator MerD has product MSAYTVSRLAHDAGVSVHIVRDYLLRGLLRPVACTPGGYGLFNDAALQRLRFVRAAFEAGIGLDVLARLCRALDAADGDGASAQLAVLRQLVERRREALASLEMQLAAMPTEPAQHAESLP; this is encoded by the coding sequence GTGAGCGCTTATACAGTTTCCCGCTTAGCACATGACGCGGGCGTGAGTGTGCATATCGTGCGCGACTACCTGCTGCGTGGATTGCTGCGGCCGGTGGCGTGCACCCCAGGCGGCTACGGCCTGTTCAACGATGCCGCCTTGCAACGGCTACGCTTCGTGCGGGCCGCCTTCGAAGCGGGCATCGGCCTGGATGTGCTGGCGCGGCTGTGCCGGGCGCTGGATGCTGCGGACGGTGACGGTGCGTCTGCGCAGCTTGCCGTGTTGCGGCAACTCGTCGAGCGTCGGCGCGAGGCCCTGGCCAGCCTCGAAATGCAACTGGCCGCCATGCCAACCGAACCGGCACAGCACGCGGAGAGTCTGCCATGA
- the merP gene encoding mercury resistance system periplasmic binding protein MerP: MKKLFAFLALAAFVAPVFAATQTVTLSVPGMTCASCPITVKHALSKVEGVSKTDVSFDKRQAVVTFDDAKTNVQKLTKATEDAGYPSSLKR, from the coding sequence ATGAAAAAGCTGTTTGCCTTCCTCGCTCTCGCCGCTTTCGTTGCCCCCGTGTTCGCCGCCACTCAGACCGTCACGCTGTCCGTGCCTGGCATGACCTGCGCCTCTTGCCCGATCACTGTCAAGCACGCGCTTTCCAAGGTTGAGGGCGTGAGCAAGACCGACGTAAGTTTCGACAAGCGCCAGGCCGTCGTCACCTTCGACGATGCCAAGACCAACGTCCAGAAGTTGACCAAGGCGACCGAGGACGCGGGCTATCCGTCCAGCCTCAAACGCTGA
- the merT gene encoding mercuric ion transporter MerT, with the protein MSEPLNGRGALFAGGLAAILASACCLGPLVLIALGFSGAWIGNLTVLEPYRPIFIGAALVALFFAWRRIVRPTAACKPGEVCAIPQVRTTYKLIFWFVAVLVLVALGFPYVMPFFY; encoded by the coding sequence ATGTCTGAACCACTAAACGGGCGCGGCGCGCTCTTCGCCGGTGGGCTGGCCGCCATTCTTGCGTCGGCCTGCTGCCTGGGGCCGCTGGTTTTGATCGCCTTGGGGTTCAGCGGGGCATGGATCGGCAACCTGACGGTATTGGAGCCGTATCGGCCGATCTTCATCGGCGCGGCGCTGGTTGCACTGTTCTTTGCCTGGCGGCGCATCGTCCGACCGACCGCAGCCTGCAAGCCGGGCGAGGTGTGCGCGATTCCGCAAGTGCGCACCACCTACAAGCTCATTTTCTGGTTCGTCGCCGTGTTGGTCTTGGTCGCGCTTGGTTTTCCCTACGTCATGCCATTTTTCTACTAA
- the merE gene encoding broad-spectrum mercury transporter MerE, translating to MNSPEHLPSETHKPITGYLWGALAVLTCPCHLPILAIVLAGTTAGAFIGEHWGIAALTLTGLFVLSVTRLLRAFKGRS from the coding sequence ATGAACAGCCCAGAGCACTTGCCGTCTGAGACGCACAAACCGATCACCGGCTACTTGTGGGGCGCGCTGGCCGTGCTCACCTGTCCCTGCCATTTGCCGATTCTCGCCATTGTGCTAGCCGGCACGACGGCCGGCGCGTTCATCGGGGAGCACTGGGGTATTGCAGCCCTCACGCTGACCGGCTTGTTTGTCCTGTCTGTGACGCGGCTGCTGCGGGCCTTCAAGGGAAGATCATGA
- the merE gene encoding broad-spectrum mercury transporter MerE, translated as MNSQERIPPDTPKPLSGYLWGALAVLTCPCHLPVLAVVLPGTGGSWLLGKHRVIAAVALTGLFILSLARGIRAFRRSA; from the coding sequence ATGAATAGTCAGGAGCGCATTCCCCCCGACACACCCAAGCCGCTCAGCGGCTACCTTTGGGGCGCGCTTGCGGTGCTCACATGTCCCTGCCACCTGCCGGTGCTCGCCGTTGTACTCCCCGGCACAGGGGGCAGCTGGCTCCTCGGAAAGCATCGGGTCATCGCGGCAGTCGCCCTGACGGGGCTGTTCATCCTGTCCTTGGCACGAGGGATCCGCGCTTTCAGGCGAAGTGCCTGA
- the merB gene encoding organomercurial lyase MerB — METSTFVKEIAERFSVINRLHPTELLLPLLREIAKGSPVSRKTLATVLDWPADRVAAALDQVPSTEYDDDGNIVGYGLTLRETPHTFEIDGQRLYTWCALDVLIFPALLGRSAYVSSRCPTTGEEVSLTVAPDGLHRLEPASAVVSLVRPNASSDIRCSFCCHVHFFASAAAADDWVAQHEGAEVVGVEEAFRLGQELARQLSSPSGT, encoded by the coding sequence ATGGAAACATCAACCTTCGTCAAAGAAATCGCGGAGCGTTTCTCGGTTATCAACCGACTACATCCCACTGAACTCTTGCTTCCGCTTCTTCGCGAGATTGCCAAGGGAAGTCCCGTCTCGCGGAAAACGCTCGCGACCGTGCTCGACTGGCCGGCCGACAGAGTCGCGGCAGCACTCGATCAGGTCCCCAGCACCGAGTATGACGACGACGGCAATATTGTCGGCTATGGCCTTACGCTGCGCGAAACCCCGCATACCTTTGAGATTGACGGCCAACGTCTCTACACGTGGTGCGCCCTAGACGTATTAATATTCCCGGCTTTGCTCGGCAGGAGCGCGTACGTCTCCTCGCGCTGCCCTACAACGGGTGAAGAGGTATCGCTTACGGTGGCGCCAGATGGGCTGCACCGGCTCGAACCGGCGAGCGCAGTTGTGTCACTGGTGCGACCAAATGCGTCATCCGACATTCGCTGCTCCTTCTGCTGCCACGTCCACTTTTTTGCCAGCGCCGCTGCCGCTGACGATTGGGTCGCGCAGCATGAGGGTGCCGAAGTTGTGGGCGTCGAAGAGGCCTTTCGCCTTGGGCAAGAGCTTGCTCGACAGCTGTCATCGCCTAGCGGGACGTAA
- a CDS encoding RNA polymerase sigma factor: MARPLRKVNREGVLYTRRSIVECEIDELEKISHEEIVARSIIWPKSIEGFISSETLLYFIRNTDNSWLREKLLLALLERIHRNLPKPHSLDGRTSSLSNMEIRDKVRDDFIDLLLVDQDSYEERLDYFEVNFNSALAKDRVDAQNKIQNKDNLTQGLYGEDENILPEVENALEPYDPFDANELDKEYYRRSLHEAINVLSPLQQRIVVMWCHDIPIISKDPNEMTITKTLKKSDKTIRTHRDFALAILRKQLENKEKF, translated from the coding sequence ATGGCTAGACCTCTAAGAAAGGTTAATAGGGAAGGTGTTTTATACACTCGGCGTAGTATTGTTGAATGTGAGATTGATGAACTAGAAAAAATCAGTCATGAGGAGATTGTTGCCAGAAGTATTATTTGGCCAAAATCAATTGAGGGTTTTATATCAAGTGAAACATTGCTCTATTTTATTCGAAATACTGATAATTCTTGGCTTCGTGAAAAGTTACTCCTAGCTCTCTTAGAAAGAATACATCGTAATCTTCCTAAACCTCATAGCCTAGATGGAAGAACTTCTTCCTTAAGTAATATGGAAATCCGCGATAAAGTTCGTGATGATTTTATCGATTTACTATTAGTGGATCAGGATAGTTATGAGGAGCGTCTTGATTATTTTGAAGTCAACTTTAACAGCGCATTAGCTAAAGACCGAGTTGATGCACAAAATAAAATTCAAAATAAAGATAATCTCACTCAAGGATTATATGGTGAAGATGAAAATATCTTACCAGAGGTTGAAAATGCGTTAGAACCCTATGATCCTTTTGATGCAAATGAACTTGACAAAGAATATTACCGACGAAGTCTACATGAGGCGATTAATGTTTTATCACCACTTCAGCAACGTATTGTCGTAATGTGGTGTCACGATATACCCATTATTTCGAAAGATCCCAATGAAATGACAATCACTAAAACGTTGAAGAAGTCAGATAAAACTATTCGCACGCACCGTGATTTTGCGCTTGCAATATTGCGTAAACAACTAGAAAATAAGGAGAAATTTTAA
- a CDS encoding IS3 family transposase (programmed frameshift) gives MARRPRRNHSNDFKAKVALAAIKAEKTLAELSAEFDVHQNQIIDWKNQLISASSQAFDQSKAPTEPPIDLKKLHAKIGEQALEIGFFRRCVEETGPLQPQKLIDDSLQISVSKQAQLLKVSRGCYYYRPKPVSASDLKLMRCMDELHMQYPFAGSRMMRDLLNRQGHHIGRRHTRTLMKKMGINALYCKPNLSQANQAHRKYPYLLKGLAIQRSNQVWSTDITYIPMAKGFVYLCAVIDWHSRKVLAHRVSISMEVTFCIETLNEAIEKYGRPEIFNTDQGSQFTSDAFIDVLKSNGIQISMDGKGRWVDNVMVERLWRSVKYEEVYLKAYSNVLDAKKQLNAYFEFYNLKRPHSSLDKMTPDEFYYDQLPQQNKVA, from the exons ATGGCACGTAGACCAAGAAGAAATCATTCAAATGATTTTAAAGCTAAGGTAGCACTTGCTGCGATTAAAGCAGAAAAAACACTTGCTGAATTGAGTGCTGAATTTGATGTTCATCAAAACCAAATTATCGACTGGAAAAATCAACTGATTTCAGCTTCCTCGCAAGCTTTCGATCAATCAAAAGCTCCAACAGAACCACCCATCGATCTAAAAAAACTACATGCAAAAATCGGTGAGCAGGCATTAGAAATTG GATTTTTTAGAAGGTGTGTTGAAGAAACTGGGCCGCTTCAACCACAAAAGTTAATCGATGACTCACTTCAGATTTCAGTATCTAAGCAAGCTCAGCTGCTGAAAGTCTCCCGTGGTTGTTATTACTATCGCCCAAAACCTGTGAGTGCATCAGATCTGAAGCTGATGCGGTGTATGGATGAGTTACATATGCAATACCCTTTTGCAGGTAGCCGTATGATGCGTGATTTGTTGAATCGTCAAGGACATCATATAGGACGACGTCATACACGTACTTTAATGAAGAAAATGGGCATTAATGCGTTATATTGCAAACCAAATTTAAGCCAGGCTAATCAAGCTCACCGCAAATATCCATATCTGCTCAAAGGATTGGCTATTCAGCGCAGTAATCAAGTGTGGTCTACGGATATAACGTATATCCCTATGGCAAAAGGCTTTGTTTATTTATGTGCTGTGATTGATTGGCATAGCCGCAAGGTACTTGCGCATAGAGTATCGATTAGTATGGAGGTTACATTTTGCATAGAAACATTAAATGAAGCTATTGAAAAATATGGTCGACCTGAAATATTTAATACAGACCAAGGCAGTCAGTTTACCAGTGATGCATTTATTGATGTATTGAAATCAAATGGCATTCAAATCAGTATGGATGGTAAAGGTCGATGGGTTGATAATGTGATGGTTGAACGATTATGGCGGAGCGTTAAATATGAAGAGGTGTATCTCAAAGCCTACAGCAATGTTTTGGATGCGAAGAAGCAATTAAACGCATATTTTGAATTTTATAATTTGAAACGACCTCATTCGAGTCTGGACAAAATGACTCCAGATGAGTTTTACTATGACCAGCTACCACAACAAAATAAGGTAGCTTAA
- a CDS encoding recombinase family protein, with protein sequence MHGQRMGYIRVSSFDQNPERQLDNVQVDKQFIYKASGKDTLRPQLDAMLSFAREGDTVVVHSMDRLARNLDDLRRLVQQLTKRGIRIEFVKECLSFTGEDSPMANLLLSVMGAFAEFERALIRERQREGIALAKQRGTYRGRKMALVDDQVVELRRRAGAGEQKATLAREFGISRETLYQYLKVAPTA encoded by the coding sequence TTGCACGGTCAACGCATGGGCTATATCAGGGTCAGCAGTTTCGACCAGAACCCAGAACGCCAACTCGACAACGTCCAGGTGGATAAGCAGTTCATCTACAAGGCTTCGGGGAAGGACACCCTGCGGCCGCAGCTCGATGCCATGCTGTCATTCGCGCGCGAGGGTGACACTGTGGTGGTGCACAGCATGGATCGCCTTGCCCGCAACCTAGACGACCTGCGCCGCCTGGTGCAGCAGCTCACCAAGCGCGGCATCCGCATTGAGTTCGTCAAGGAGTGCCTCAGCTTCACTGGCGAGGATTCGCCGATGGCGAACTTACTGCTGTCGGTAATGGGAGCGTTCGCTGAATTCGAGCGGGCGCTGATCCGCGAGCGGCAGAGAGAGGGGATCGCGCTGGCCAAGCAGCGCGGCACTTACCGTGGCCGTAAGATGGCGCTTGTGGACGACCAGGTTGTCGAGCTACGCCGCCGCGCCGGTGCCGGCGAGCAGAAAGCCACGCTTGCGCGCGAGTTCGGCATCAGTCGCGAGACGCTGTATCAATACCTGAAAGTGGCGCCAACGGCTTAA
- a CDS encoding dihydrolipoyl dehydrogenase family protein, producing the protein MMKRYNLVIIGTGTAAMVAAMRVRAAGWSVAVIDFRPFGGTCALRGCDPKKMLVGGATAADHARRMHGKGIAGETRIDWPALIAFKRTFTDPIPEKHRQRYADKDIDTYHGLARFTGRQTLDVEGEPLEAEYILIASGAEPMKLGIAGEEHLITHEEFLELETLPRRIILVGGGFIAFEFAHTARRAGAEVTVLEQASRVLGPFDPDLVGWLVEKSRDLGIDVRTGTAVETIDRDGGSFTVRAAAHGNLETFQADLVVHGAGRVPALDALDLDAAGVAHERGRIKLNEFLQSVSNPAVYAAGDAAQVGPPLTPVSSHDGKVVASNLLNGNHQEPNYTGVPSVVFTIPPLAAVGLGEAEARRQGYKFRMQSEKASDWFTARQAAEPAYGFKVLIDEETDRVLGAHLLGPHVDEVINIFALAIRHGLTAEQLKTTMFAYPTGASDIGYML; encoded by the coding sequence ATGATGAAACGATACAACCTTGTGATTATTGGCACCGGGACGGCAGCGATGGTCGCCGCGATGCGTGTGCGGGCTGCCGGATGGAGTGTTGCGGTGATTGATTTCCGCCCCTTTGGTGGCACGTGCGCACTGCGCGGGTGCGATCCCAAAAAAATGCTCGTAGGCGGCGCCACCGCGGCGGACCACGCCCGTCGCATGCATGGCAAAGGCATTGCCGGCGAGACCCGTATCGACTGGCCGGCCCTGATCGCCTTCAAGCGGACTTTTACCGATCCCATTCCAGAAAAGCACCGGCAGCGTTACGCCGACAAGGATATAGATACCTATCATGGGCTTGCCCGCTTCACCGGCCGCCAAACGCTTGATGTCGAAGGCGAGCCGCTGGAGGCCGAGTACATCCTGATCGCCTCGGGAGCGGAGCCGATGAAGCTCGGCATCGCGGGCGAGGAGCACCTGATCACCCACGAGGAATTTCTTGAATTGGAGACCCTGCCGCGCCGGATCATTCTCGTCGGCGGTGGCTTTATCGCCTTCGAGTTTGCGCATACCGCACGGCGCGCAGGCGCCGAAGTCACCGTACTCGAGCAGGCTTCGCGCGTGCTCGGGCCATTTGACCCAGACCTTGTCGGGTGGCTGGTGGAGAAGTCTCGCGATCTCGGCATTGACGTGCGCACCGGGACCGCCGTCGAGACCATAGACCGGGACGGTGGCAGCTTCACCGTCCGTGCCGCTGCACATGGGAACTTGGAGACGTTCCAGGCAGACCTCGTTGTGCATGGCGCCGGCCGCGTGCCCGCGCTCGACGCGCTCGACCTGGACGCCGCCGGGGTGGCGCACGAGCGGGGCCGGATCAAGCTCAACGAGTTCCTGCAGAGTGTCTCTAATCCGGCGGTGTATGCGGCCGGCGACGCCGCGCAAGTGGGCCCACCCCTGACGCCGGTGTCGAGCCACGATGGCAAGGTGGTTGCGTCGAATCTGCTGAACGGGAACCACCAAGAGCCGAACTACACTGGGGTGCCGAGCGTGGTCTTCACGATCCCGCCCCTTGCCGCCGTGGGACTAGGCGAAGCTGAGGCGCGCCGGCAAGGCTACAAGTTCCGCATGCAGAGCGAAAAGGCATCCGACTGGTTCACGGCGCGTCAGGCCGCAGAGCCTGCTTATGGATTCAAGGTGCTCATCGACGAGGAAACTGACCGGGTGCTCGGCGCACATCTACTGGGCCCGCATGTGGATGAGGTGATCAACATCTTTGCTCTCGCAATACGCCATGGCCTCACGGCGGAACAGCTCAAGACGACGATGTTCGCCTATCCCACCGGTGCGTCGGACATTGGATATATGTTGTAG
- the merR gene encoding Hg(II)-responsive transcriptional regulator, protein MQINFENLTIGVFAKAAGVNVETIRFYQRKGLLPEPDKPYGSIRRYGEADVTRVRFVKSAQRLGFSLDEIAELLRLEDGTHCEEASGLAEHKLKDVREKMADLARMEAVLSELMCACHARKGNVSCPLIASLQDGTKLAASARGSHGVTTP, encoded by the coding sequence ATGCAAATTAATTTTGAGAATCTGACCATTGGCGTTTTTGCCAAGGCGGCCGGGGTCAATGTGGAGACCATCCGGTTCTACCAGCGCAAGGGCCTGCTGCCGGAGCCAGACAAGCCCTATGGCAGCATTCGCCGCTATGGCGAGGCGGATGTAACACGAGTGCGGTTCGTGAAATCGGCCCAGCGGCTGGGCTTTAGCCTGGACGAAATCGCCGAGCTACTGCGGCTGGAGGATGGCACCCATTGCGAGGAAGCCAGCGGTCTGGCCGAGCACAAGCTCAAGGATGTGCGCGAGAAGATGGCCGACTTGGCACGCATGGAGGCCGTGCTGTCTGAACTGATGTGCGCCTGCCATGCGCGGAAAGGGAACGTTTCCTGCCCGCTGATTGCGTCACTGCAAGACGGAACGAAGCTCGCTGCATCGGCGCGGGGGAGTCACGGGGTGACTACGCCTTAG